In one window of Chloroflexota bacterium DNA:
- a CDS encoding SH3 domain-containing protein produces MGTASAGNKENRTLPALIITGLIVLLILAMVLPPVSLPSRIASAGMESISANTDSEVSNSDGTHVAFPAYGVAQDFRTKLTSIDRLKFLAGEAGEEARLAAEQLPGNLIPKSPLYSLESKGTAPLASVLTVGVPNDSLPYETLDLYSWADSQWQFIPSHVIPWQDDDKILAELNFVPSSFMVMQTEANPPRASSVLPAGKALPDKGRDALTDINPYGLFLEGDGTVRGDLSAEATVTGSYGVVPTVRNWADDGVVRTDLLDNLLLSPELQFNQEESIEGLLASGNYPGIEIDYRGLDPTLSGEFTGFIGRLADLLHENGKTLTLRVEPPRQIAENQWQTGGYDWRALGEVVDSFRIPAPIDPEAYAPGDQAEQLLDWAVGEVPRHKIELVLPARSVEQAGAYLLPMGYDEALTPLLGEGRSTKPVLVPGEPVDLTLFNDRVIGGLSYDDQNGMFTYSYRDDSGHMRTVWIENAASIAKKLELVGDYNLKGVVLEHLFEEGYDPDVWSVVREFLAGEMPERSSNYSVVWSITDPTGQVYSQERPLDAAGLTFVPPAAEGQVQVNASIADGGRLVAAGKSFELVMATATPEATATPLPTPTPAASPTPEPAKFASIVAQQTVNLRDGPSTAYKVVGQVKAGETLEVTGKNEDASWWQVAQSNGDPAWIVARLVNTRGPIDQVAVATDIPEPPKVASSSGGGGPSPAPSRASTGFFGYGIQAHMVDNSQASQVMNMTTGMGFNWAKQQVEWKRFEPDPGNYAWGALDPIVNAAGASGVSLLLSVVNAPRWARGGGADLSVGGPPEDPNTFANFLGALAGKYCGSSVKALEVWNEQNLHYEWGNMNIDPAAYMRLLKPSYNAIKQACPSMIVVSGAPTPTGAPAPWAMDDFAYLEGMYQNGLKNFSDAIGAHPSGYNVPPDIGSNEACATIQRTGNSFNGPCDAPHHSWSFRSTMEGYRNIMVKYGDGAKRIWPTEFGWAAGGAFDDRYAYANDNSYQEQAEWTVRAYQMMKNWGFVGPAFLWNLNFRVVANGTEKAQWGIVDPGWGALPAYSALQAMPK; encoded by the coding sequence ATGGGCACAGCCTCTGCAGGCAACAAAGAAAACCGCACCCTTCCAGCATTGATTATCACAGGCCTGATAGTTCTCTTGATTTTGGCGATGGTATTGCCCCCGGTATCGCTTCCGTCGAGAATCGCATCTGCCGGTATGGAATCGATCTCTGCCAACACGGACAGCGAGGTTTCGAATTCCGATGGCACGCACGTTGCATTTCCCGCCTACGGCGTGGCTCAAGACTTCAGAACGAAACTCACGAGCATCGACAGGTTGAAGTTTCTTGCAGGCGAGGCAGGCGAAGAAGCCCGGCTGGCCGCGGAACAACTTCCAGGCAATCTCATTCCAAAGAGCCCGCTCTACTCGCTCGAATCGAAGGGAACTGCCCCGCTGGCATCGGTGTTGACAGTCGGTGTGCCCAATGACAGCCTGCCCTATGAAACCCTTGATCTCTATTCATGGGCGGATTCGCAGTGGCAGTTCATCCCCAGCCACGTGATTCCCTGGCAGGATGACGATAAGATCCTTGCTGAGCTCAACTTCGTTCCGTCATCGTTCATGGTGATGCAAACCGAGGCCAATCCGCCGCGGGCTTCGTCAGTCCTGCCGGCAGGCAAGGCGCTGCCGGACAAGGGGAGGGACGCGTTGACCGATATCAATCCCTACGGGCTCTTCCTGGAGGGGGATGGCACAGTCCGGGGAGACTTATCGGCCGAGGCCACAGTGACCGGCTCCTATGGCGTCGTGCCCACCGTACGAAATTGGGCAGATGACGGCGTGGTTCGGACCGATCTGCTCGACAATCTACTGCTCAGCCCCGAGCTGCAATTCAATCAAGAGGAATCGATAGAGGGATTGCTTGCCAGTGGCAACTACCCCGGCATCGAAATCGATTACCGCGGCCTCGATCCAACATTGAGCGGTGAATTCACGGGGTTTATCGGCCGGCTCGCTGATTTACTACACGAAAATGGAAAAACGTTGACCTTGCGAGTGGAGCCGCCACGCCAGATTGCGGAAAACCAGTGGCAAACCGGCGGTTACGACTGGCGTGCACTTGGCGAAGTGGTCGATAGCTTCAGGATTCCAGCACCGATCGACCCAGAAGCCTACGCACCCGGTGACCAGGCCGAACAGCTGCTCGACTGGGCAGTCGGTGAGGTACCGCGCCATAAAATCGAACTCGTATTGCCGGCCCGCAGCGTGGAACAGGCCGGCGCCTATTTATTGCCGATGGGCTATGATGAGGCATTGACCCCGCTGCTGGGCGAAGGCCGTTCCACCAAGCCAGTTCTTGTACCGGGCGAACCGGTCGATCTCACCCTTTTCAACGACCGCGTCATCGGCGGATTGAGCTATGACGATCAAAACGGCATGTTTACCTATTCCTATCGGGACGACTCGGGACACATGCGCACCGTTTGGATCGAGAACGCAGCCAGCATTGCCAAAAAACTTGAACTGGTCGGGGACTACAACCTGAAAGGTGTTGTTCTCGAGCATCTTTTCGAGGAGGGCTACGACCCTGATGTTTGGAGCGTTGTGAGGGAGTTCCTGGCCGGCGAAATGCCGGAACGATCGAGCAACTACAGTGTCGTCTGGTCGATTACCGATCCCACAGGCCAGGTCTATTCCCAGGAACGCCCCCTGGATGCCGCTGGCTTGACCTTCGTGCCCCCGGCAGCCGAGGGCCAGGTCCAGGTCAATGCCAGTATTGCCGACGGCGGACGCCTTGTAGCCGCAGGTAAATCCTTTGAGTTGGTGATGGCGACGGCGACCCCTGAAGCCACCGCTACGCCCCTCCCGACGCCCACGCCAGCTGCCTCGCCCACACCTGAACCAGCGAAGTTCGCCTCCATCGTAGCGCAGCAGACCGTCAACCTGCGGGATGGACCCAGTACGGCATATAAGGTCGTCGGCCAGGTCAAGGCAGGAGAAACACTGGAAGTGACCGGGAAAAACGAAGACGCCAGCTGGTGGCAGGTCGCGCAATCGAACGGTGATCCCGCATGGATTGTGGCACGCCTGGTAAACACCAGAGGGCCCATCGATCAGGTAGCGGTCGCCACGGATATTCCTGAGCCGCCCAAGGTAGCCTCCTCTTCAGGTGGTGGCGGCCCATCGCCAGCCCCGAGCCGGGCAAGTACTGGCTTTTTTGGCTACGGTATTCAGGCACACATGGTCGACAATTCTCAGGCATCTCAAGTCATGAACATGACCACTGGTATGGGCTTTAACTGGGCAAAACAGCAGGTCGAATGGAAACGGTTCGAGCCCGATCCAGGAAACTACGCCTGGGGCGCGCTTGACCCGATTGTCAACGCCGCGGGAGCTTCCGGCGTCAGCCTGCTGCTGAGCGTCGTCAATGCACCCAGGTGGGCACGCGGTGGTGGGGCCGATCTCAGCGTCGGTGGCCCGCCGGAGGACCCAAATACCTTTGCCAATTTCCTGGGCGCCCTTGCCGGCAAATATTGCGGTAGCTCGGTCAAGGCCCTTGAGGTATGGAATGAACAGAACCTGCATTATGAATGGGGCAATATGAACATTGACCCGGCTGCCTACATGCGGTTGCTGAAGCCCTCCTACAATGCCATCAAACAGGCCTGCCCCTCGATGATCGTCGTCAGTGGGGCGCCGACCCCGACTGGTGCGCCGGCACCCTGGGCCATGGATGACTTCGCTTACCTGGAGGGCATGTACCAGAACGGGTTGAAGAACTTTTCTGATGCGATCGGTGCCCACCCCAGCGGCTACAATGTGCCGCCAGATATAGGCAGCAACGAAGCCTGTGCGACAATCCAGCGCACCGGCAACAGCTTCAATGGACCCTGTGACGCCCCCCATCATTCCTGGAGCTTCCGAAGTACCATGGAAGGCTATCGAAACATCATGGTGAAATATGGCGATGGCGCCAAACGAATCTGGCCCACCGAGTTCGGCTGGGCCGCCGGCGGTGCCTTTGACGACCGTTACGCCTATGCCAACGACAACTCTTACCAGGAACAGGCCGAATGGACTGTGCGAGCCTATCAGATGATGAAAAACTGGGGTTTCGTCGGCCCTGCCTTCCTCTGGAACCTCAACTTCCGCGTGGTAGCCAACGGCACCGAAAAAGCGCAGTGGGGCATCGTCGATCCTGGCTGGGGAGCGTTGCCGGCCTATAGCGCGCTGCAGGCCATGCCGAAGTAG
- a CDS encoding beta-galactosidase: MPKQIVFLLVVITLLATACGAAEPTLAPTPTKTATPQVVATTVPTDTPTMVPPTVTPVPEIPTDTPVPLPTDTPLPVENTPEPVDSPTAAAAPTDTPLPPPPRPPTGNLTSMASPDFGAQAFLWWRDDVADRDLTLMENAGFTWVKQWFAWADIEGRGKGQYDWSIPDRIVNQVEQHGLKLLVRVDREPSWAGPPPGNTQHFLDFLAALTSRYKGRIDAIQIWNEPNLAREWGGRPPNPAEYARLLQLAYSTVKSIDPDVNVITAGMAPTGTCCDTAMPDTDFYTQLYQAMGGNSDGYFDMLGVHGAGFAAPPEVSPDETAANKPDYGGERFFSFRHIEDIRNIMVQFGDADKRVVVLEFGWTTDPRPDSPYYWHGRGAGIREKKKADYLRRAYEWAKNNWQPWIGLMSLINMPDLEWTENDEQYWWAIMDPSPVDQLHFRHAYVELCLYFNEQLGRPRCQYAP, encoded by the coding sequence ATGCCAAAACAAATCGTTTTTCTTCTGGTTGTGATAACGCTGCTGGCCACTGCGTGTGGCGCTGCCGAGCCCACCTTAGCTCCTACACCGACAAAGACGGCTACACCCCAGGTAGTGGCGACAACGGTTCCCACCGATACACCGACGATGGTGCCACCGACCGTTACACCTGTGCCTGAGATTCCGACAGACACGCCTGTGCCACTACCCACCGACACGCCGCTACCGGTGGAGAATACACCTGAACCGGTCGATAGTCCTACAGCGGCAGCAGCGCCAACCGACACGCCGCTGCCGCCACCACCTCGGCCTCCAACAGGCAATCTGACCAGTATGGCTTCCCCCGACTTCGGCGCCCAGGCTTTTCTCTGGTGGCGCGATGATGTGGCAGATAGAGACCTGACCCTCATGGAGAACGCGGGATTCACCTGGGTTAAGCAGTGGTTCGCCTGGGCGGATATCGAAGGCCGTGGCAAAGGGCAGTACGATTGGAGCATCCCCGACAGGATCGTCAACCAGGTTGAGCAACATGGCCTGAAGTTGCTGGTGCGGGTCGATCGTGAACCATCCTGGGCCGGACCACCCCCGGGCAATACGCAGCATTTTCTTGACTTCCTGGCAGCGCTCACATCCCGCTACAAGGGAAGAATCGACGCTATCCAGATATGGAATGAACCAAATTTGGCCCGGGAATGGGGCGGCAGGCCACCCAATCCTGCTGAATACGCCCGCTTACTGCAGCTGGCCTACAGCACCGTAAAATCGATCGACCCTGATGTGAACGTCATCACCGCAGGCATGGCCCCAACCGGGACATGTTGCGATACCGCCATGCCTGATACCGACTTTTACACGCAGCTATACCAGGCTATGGGCGGCAATTCTGATGGCTATTTCGATATGCTCGGCGTCCACGGCGCGGGATTCGCCGCCCCCCCGGAAGTATCGCCAGACGAGACTGCTGCCAATAAACCGGATTATGGCGGCGAGCGCTTCTTCTCCTTCCGCCACATCGAGGATATCCGGAACATCATGGTCCAATTCGGAGATGCTGACAAGCGGGTGGTCGTACTGGAATTCGGCTGGACCACCGATCCCAGGCCGGACAGCCCTTACTACTGGCATGGTCGCGGCGCGGGAATCCGCGAGAAGAAAAAGGCTGACTACCTGCGACGAGCCTACGAATGGGCGAAAAACAACTGGCAGCCCTGGATCGGCCTTATGAGCCTGATCAATATGCCGGATCTTGAGTGGACCGAGAACGACGAGCAGTATTGGTGGGCCATCATGGATCCGAGTCCAGTCGACCAGCTGCACTTCCGCCACGCGTACGTCGAGCTCTGCCTCTATTTCAACGAACAACTGGGACGGCCCCGCTGCCAATACGCGCCTTAG
- the murJ gene encoding murein biosynthesis integral membrane protein MurJ yields MSHTPLSQNVSPGPGTPPEENPSLARSATIISIGNIVSRFLGVFRETTIAYFYGATGLVSAFQAASTIPTMLFDLLIGGMLSAALVPVFSDYARPERRRELGTVVGSVVGVMGLLTAIVVLLIEIFAEPVARLVAGGFPDYLLDVTVDLLKIMAPALWFFALAGVVTGALFALKRFTFPAFSAAIFNLGIIVAALTLHDRLGINALAVGVLLGSILQLAIMLPDLWRAQLGLRIGLRHPALRRIFILYLPILFGLLVSQVQVIIDRRLASGTGEQSLAWMRDATTLFQLPHGLIAVAISLAALPSLSRFFAAGDEDSFRQTLGVGFRTILLFIVPATVGLWVLAFPIVQLVFERGAFTPADSEQVATALNFYLLGLIPASLDWLLNYTFYARNDTLTPALVGVASVGVYLVAAFFLLEPLGYLGLVLADSAKHTGHFLIMFLLLRRQLGSLSFLRGGSTVLRTIAASGVMALVLWPLVSLLANWLPDNLIGALLLVAIPTAVGMAIYGLIVLRVGLDEAELLRDRLIGRVRRFRGFDRSDDL; encoded by the coding sequence ATGTCTCACACACCTCTCTCCCAAAACGTTTCGCCAGGTCCGGGTACACCTCCGGAAGAAAACCCTTCCCTGGCGCGCTCCGCAACGATTATCTCCATCGGAAACATAGTCAGCCGTTTTCTGGGGGTCTTTCGGGAAACTACGATTGCCTATTTTTATGGCGCCACGGGGTTGGTGAGCGCCTTTCAGGCCGCGAGCACCATTCCTACCATGCTATTCGATCTGTTGATCGGCGGCATGCTCAGCGCAGCTCTCGTGCCAGTATTCAGTGACTATGCTCGTCCCGAGCGGCGTCGCGAACTTGGTACGGTTGTGGGGAGCGTGGTCGGAGTAATGGGCTTGCTGACCGCCATTGTCGTGCTGCTGATAGAGATCTTCGCTGAGCCTGTTGCACGACTTGTGGCTGGCGGTTTTCCCGATTATCTGCTCGATGTTACTGTTGACCTCCTTAAGATCATGGCACCGGCCTTATGGTTTTTCGCTCTGGCCGGCGTCGTCACCGGGGCTCTGTTTGCCCTCAAACGATTTACCTTTCCTGCTTTTAGCGCGGCGATCTTCAATCTTGGTATTATCGTTGCCGCCCTCACGTTGCACGACCGATTGGGTATCAATGCCCTTGCTGTTGGCGTGTTGCTCGGCAGTATACTGCAACTGGCCATCATGCTGCCTGATCTTTGGCGCGCGCAGCTTGGCTTGCGTATTGGGTTGCGCCATCCCGCCTTGCGCCGCATTTTTATCCTTTATTTGCCGATCCTGTTTGGGTTGCTCGTCAGCCAGGTGCAGGTGATCATCGATCGCCGCCTGGCCTCGGGAACGGGCGAACAGAGCCTGGCCTGGATGCGTGATGCCACCACCCTTTTTCAGCTTCCCCATGGCCTGATAGCTGTTGCGATTAGCCTGGCAGCGCTTCCCTCGCTGTCGAGATTCTTCGCCGCTGGTGACGAAGACTCCTTCCGCCAAACCCTGGGTGTCGGGTTTCGAACCATTTTGCTTTTTATCGTGCCTGCTACCGTGGGCCTGTGGGTATTGGCGTTTCCAATTGTGCAGCTTGTGTTCGAGCGTGGCGCCTTTACACCGGCTGATTCCGAACAAGTGGCGACAGCCCTCAATTTTTACCTGTTGGGGCTCATACCGGCATCGCTGGACTGGTTGCTCAATTACACTTTTTATGCAAGAAACGATACCCTGACACCGGCCCTGGTGGGGGTGGCATCGGTGGGTGTTTATCTGGTGGCGGCCTTTTTCTTGCTCGAGCCCCTGGGGTATCTGGGGCTCGTCCTGGCTGACTCCGCAAAACACACCGGTCATTTTCTGATCATGTTCCTGCTTTTGCGGCGCCAGCTGGGCAGCCTGAGCTTCCTCCGCGGGGGATCAACCGTACTAAGGACCATCGCCGCGTCCGGGGTGATGGCCCTGGTTTTGTGGCCATTGGTGTCGCTGCTGGCCAATTGGCTTCCCGATAATTTGATTGGTGCTCTGCTCCTGGTCGCCATACCGACGGCTGTCGGTATGGCGATTTACGGACTGATTGTGTTACGGGTTGGATTGGATGAGGCGGAGCTGCTGCGGGATCGTCTCATTGGCCGTGTGCGGCGCTTCAGGGGATTCGACAGATCCGACGATCTGTAA